The nucleotide sequence CTCGCTTACGTTGACAATTGTTGTGCTAAAGCTCATCTGATGCATGAGCGAACGAATGACGTTCTCATACTTATATATCACGAGGTTACGCTGCATATCGAGCGTCTTCCAAGTAATATTCGCTGTTACCGATGGGTTTCCATCACGATCGCCACCGATCCACGAACCGAAACGCAAATAGGTCGGTACGTGCCACGTATGATCTGGATAGAACTTCGTTAAACATCTTTCCAGCTCTTCGTATACATCTGGCAGCACTTCAAATAGTGTCTCATGGAAGTAGTACATCCCATTACGCACTTCATCGATCACGGTTGGCTTACGATCACGAAGCTCATCTGTTTGCCACAGTGTGAGCACTTCATTTAGCAGCTTCTCACGTAGCTTCTCACGTTCACGATAAGTTAAGGTCGGATTATCCAACTCCATTACTTCATCTGCGATCCGCTTATGGATATCAAGCACTGCACGACGCGTCGCTTCCGTTGGATGCGCGGTCATAACAAGCTCCAATGAAATTTCATCTAAAATCGCTTGTACTTCTTCAAGTGAAAGCTCTTTGGACTTCAGTTGTTGTACAACACTCTCAATCGATCCACGCTGCGCTGATTCACCACTTGAACGCTCATATTCACGCTTACGACGAATCCGGTGATTCTGTTCTGCAATATTAACGAGTTGAAAATAAATCGCGAACGCCCTAATGACACTATGTCTAATTTCAGGGTCCAGCGTCTTAATCGTATTCTCGAACTCTTCATACAACTCCGGTAAAAACTCTGCTCGAAGCGACTTGCTCATTTCACGAATCTTTTCAACATGTTCTAGTAGTTCCCGACCACCTTGATGCACGAGCACTTCTCCTAAGATGTTACCGAGGAAACGCACATCTCTACGTAGCAGATGGTTGGACGGAGAACGTTGGCTTGTTGCCACTTCCGTCATTTAACTCACTCCAAATCATGCATTCTTCTAAAAAACCCTTCATTCCATCATACTACAATGATCGGCGAAAATCTTCATTTTATTTCACTAATCTGTAACGTATTTAACGTATTTATATTTCGCTCTTTATTGAAAATCCTCTAAAACTCTCAACGTCCAGGGTATAACTCAAAATCATTATATGAATTATTTGGTTGAAATGGTTTGCGTGGTAAGGCTTCCCAAGCTTGGATTACTCTTAATTCATAATGTCGTCCGGGATCCCAGAAAATAAACCCCTCAACAGCCAGCACCCGCAAAGCCATCTTAATTCGCCCCTGAGATCTCCCTGATCGCCGTGACAATTCCGATATCGAAGGAACGTATCGTGTATTAAATAGTATTCGTAAAATCTTTCGGCTTGTATCATCCAACATGTCTGCTCACCGGCTGTACCGCTAATATGCGATCAATATCAAACACTCTAAACGATTGTTTAGCTGTGTCAAACCCCTTTACACGCCCATCTCTTACACTATGAACACTGATTTGACGCTTCGTAAATTTACCGTGCCGATCCTGGTAGATGATATCGACAATTCGTCCGATGTACTTTTCCACAGGAAACGACCTCCTTTGAATAGAACGTTTGTTCCTATATCATAACCGGAATGTATGTTCTTATTCAAGAGCGAATTAATTCAAATGATCGATTGCGTAGTTGAAGCTTTGGGGTGTGTGAAAATCGGATACGTAGTTGGTCATAATGCGAGTAGTTTGATTTGCATAACTATGTGCAATAGCGGGGCATCGGGCATTTAAGTCGGAATTACCGATTTAAGTCGTGCGTTGTAGGGAGTCTGGAGCTTTTAAGCCGGTTTCACCGACTTATTCGGCGCGACAGAGCGCGTCTGGTGCATTTAAGTCGGTTTCACCGACTTATTCGGCGCGACAGAGCGCGTTTGGAGCATTTAAGTCGGTTTCACCGACTTATTCGGCGCGACAGAGCGCGTCTGGTGCATTTAAGTTTGTTTGGCCGACTTATTACGAGCGACAGAGCGCGTCTGGAGCATTCAAGTCGGTTTTACCGACTTAAATCATGCGGCGATGCTACTTTAGAGCTTCTAAGAACGTCTCGCGGTCTTGCATCATTCGGCGGTGCTACTTTTGAGCCTCTAAGACCGTTTCGCGGTCTTGCATCATCTGATGGTGCTACTTTTGAGCTTCTAAGACCGTCTCGCGGTCTTGCATCATTCGGCAGTGCTACTTTTGAGCTTCTAAGACCGTCTCGCGGTCTTGCATCATTCGGCGGTGCTACTTTAGAGCTTCTAAGACCGTCTCGCGGTCTTGCATCATTCGGCGATACTACTTTTGAGCTTCTAAGACCGTCTCGCGGTCTTGCATCATCTGGTGGGGTTACTTTTGAGCTTCTAGGACCGTCTCGCGATCTTGCATCATCTGATGGGGTTACTTTTGAGCTTCTAAGACCGTCTCGCGGTCTTGCATCATCTTGTGGGGTTACTATTGAGCTTCTAAGACCGTCTCGCGATCTTGCAGCTTAAGGCACTACTACTTCAGAAACTATTCCAAGCTCCATAATGTAGATCCCACTTCTCGAAAACCACAAAAAAACCCTTACCGGAGTAAGAGTTTAAGTTATTTGTTTATGGAGCGGGTGATGGGAATCGAACCCACGCTATTAGCTTGGAAGGCTAAAGTTCTACCATTGAACTACACCCGCGCAATTTCTCTACTATAAAGATAATGGTCGGGACGACACGATTTGAACATGCGACCCCCTGGTCCCAAACCAGGTGCTCTACCAAGCTGAGCTACGTCCCGAAGTTATACATATCTTATAGAGAAAATGGCGCGCCCTGAGAGATTCGAACTCCCGGCCTTTTGATTCGTAGTCAAACGCTCTATCCAGCTGAGCTAAGGGCGCAAATATGGAGCGGACGAAGGGATTCGAACCCTCGACCCTCGCCTTGGCAAGGCGATGCTCTACCACTGAGCCACGTCCGCAAATGGTGCGCGTGGAGGGACTTGAACCCCCACGTCGTGAAACGCCAGATCCTAAGTCTGGTGCGTCTGCCAATTCCGCCACACGCGCATGTAAAAAGGTAATTCATAAAACTGGTGAGCCATGTAGGACTCGAACCTACGACACCCTGATTAAAAGTCAGGTGCTCTACCAACTGAGCTAATGGCTCAAGAATGGCTGGGGATCTAGGATTCGAACCTAGGATGACGGAGTCAAAGTCCGTTGCCTTACCGCTTGGCTAATCCCCAACGGCAAGCCTAAGTGTATTAATGGTGGAGGCTGACGGGATCGAACCGCCGACCCTCTGCTTGTAAGGCAGATGCTCTCCCAGCTGAGCTAAGCCTCCGTATTATGGTGACCCCTAGGGGATTCGAACCCCTGTTACCTCCGTGAAAGGGAGGTGTCTTAACCGCTTGACCAAGGGGCCATGGGTAGGTTGGAAAGTGGAGCTCTCAACCGGGATCGAACCGGTGACCTCATCCTTACCATGGATGCACTCTACCTACTGAGCTATGAGAGCAAATCTCCGATTTCTGTTTCATGCAATAATTATCCGGCCTGGCAACGTCCTACTCTCCCAGGACCCTGCGGTCCAAGTACCATTGGCGCTGGAGGGCTTAACGGTCGTGTTCGAGATGGGTACGCGTGGTACCCCTCCGCCATTATTACCAGACCAGATAGCTTGTTGCTGAGACATCCAAAGATGCTCCCCATATAAATAGCAGCGTTATTAATAATAACCGATATTTATATAGATTACAAGGCTTGCGCCCTGAAAACTGGATACGAAACAAAGCGGTGAAATAAGATCATCTTGCGGAAGTGTTGAAATTAGGATAAGCCCTCGACCGATTAGTACTCGTCAGCTCCACACATTGCTGCGCTTCCACCCCGAGCCTATCAACCTCGTGTTCTCCAAGGGGTCTTACTAAATTGGGAAATCTCATCTTGAGGCGGGCTTCGCGCTTAGATGCTTTCAGCGCTTATCCCTTCCGCACTTGGCTACCCAGCGATGCTCCTGGCGGAACAACTGGTACACCAGCGGTGCGTCCATCCCGGTCCTCTCGTACTAAGGACAGCCCCTCTCAAATTTCCTACGCCCGCGACAGATAGGGACCGAACTGTCTCACGACGTTCTGAACCCAGCTCGCGTACCGCTTTAATGGGCGAACAGCCCAACCCTTGGGACCTACTTCAGCCCCAGGATGCGATGAGCCGACATCGAGGTGCCAAACCTCCCCGTCGATGTGGACTCTTGGGGGAGATAAGCCTGTTATCCCCAGGGTAGCTTTTATCCGTTGAGCGATGGCCCTTCCATTCGGTACCACCGGATCACTAAGCCCGACTTTCGTCCCTGCTCGACTTGTAGGTCTCGCAGTCAAGCTCCCTTATGCCTTTGCACTCTACGAATGATTTCCAACCATTCTGAGGGAACCTTAGGGCGCCTCCGTTACTCTTTAGGAGGCGACCGCCCCAGTCAAACTGTCCACCTGACACGGTCCTTCTACCGGCTTCACGGTAGTAAGTTAGAACTCCGATACGATCAGGGTGGTATCCCAACGGCGCCTCCACAGAAGCTTGCGCTCCTGCTTCATAGGCTCCCACCTATCCTGTACAGACCGTACCAAAGTTCAATATCAAGTTACAGTAAAGCTCCATGGGGTCTTTCCGTCACGTCGCGGGTAACCTGCATCTTCACAGGTACTAAAATTTCACCGGATCTCTCGTTGAGACAGCGCCCAAGATCGTTACGCCATTCGTGCGGGTCAGAATTTACCTGACAAGGAATTTCGCTACCTTAGGACCGTTATAGTTACGGCCGCCGTTTACTGGGGCTTCGGTTCATAGCTTCGGGTTACCCCTAACCACTCCCCTTAACCTTCCAGCACCGGGCAGGCGTCAGCCCGTATACTTCGCCTTACGGCTTCGCACAGACCTGTGTTTTTGCTAAACAGTCGCTTGGGCCTCTTCACTGCGGCCCCCTCGTGCTATTCACACTACCGGGGCACCCCTTCTCCCGAAGTTACGGGGTCATTTTGCCGAGTTCCTTAACGAGAGTTCTTCCGCGCGCCTTAGAATATTCATCTCGCCTACCTGTGTCGGTTTGCGGTACGGGCACCTTCTCCTGGCTAGAGGCTTTTCTTGGCAGCGTGGGTGCATGACCTTCGGTACTATGATTTTCCCTCCCCATCACAGCTTGAGGTATCAGTGTGCGGATTTGCCTACACACACCTCTCACTGCTTAGACAGACTATTCCATCAGTCTGCGTCATTGCCCTCCTGCGTCCCCCCATTGCTCATAACGGATTACGGTGGTACAGGAATTTCAACCTGTTGTCCTTCGACTACGCCTTTCGGCCTCGCCTTAGGTCCCGACTTACCCTGGGCGGACGAACCTTCCCCAGGAACCCTTAGGCTTTCGGCGGATCAGATTCTCACTGATCTTTTCGTTACTCATACCGGCATTCTCACTTGTATGCAGTCCACCGTTCCTTCCGGTACGACTTCAACCCACATACAACGCTCCCCTACCCAAGTACCATAGGTACATGCCATAGCTTCGGTGGTGTGTTTAGCCCCGTTACATTTTCGGCGCAGAGTCACTCGACCAGTGAGCTATTACGCACTCTTTAAATGATGGCTGCTTCTAAGCCAACATCCTGGTTGTCTTCGCAACTCCACATCCTTTCCCACTTAACACACACTTAGGGACCTTAGCTGATGATCTGGGCTCTTTCCCTCTTGACAACGGATCTTAGCACTCGCTGTCTGACTCCCGAGTATACATACATGGCATTCGGAGTTTGACTGGACTTGGTAACCCTTGGCGGGCCCCGCACCCAATCAGTGCTCTACCTCCATGATGCTTTACCTCGAGGCTAGCCCTAAAGCTATTTCGGGGAGAACCAGCTATCTCCGAGTTCGATTGGAATTTCTCCCCTACCCCCACGTCATCCCAGAGCTTTTCAACGCTCACGAGTTCGGGCCTCCAGTAAGTATTACCTTACCTTCACCCTGCACAGGGGTAGATCACACGGTTTCGGGTCTACGACCACGTACTTATTCGCCCTATTCAGACTCGGTTTCCCTTCGGCTCCGCCTCATCAGCTTAACCTTGCACGTGAACGTAACTCGCCGGTTCATTCTACAAAAGGCACGCCATCACCCCTAGATCGGGCTCTGACTTCTTGTAAGCGCACGGTTTCAGGTTCTTTTTCACTCCGCTCCCGCGGTGCTTTTCACCTTTCCCTCACGGTACTGCTTCACTATCGGTCGCCAGGTAGTATTTAGCCTTGGCAGATGGTCCTGCCGGATTCCCACGAGGTTTCACGTGTCTCGCGGTACTCGGGATCCGTCTCGGAGAGAGCACACTTTCGGCTACAGGGTTGTTACCTTCTGTGACGGGCCTTTCCAGACCTCTTCGCCTAATCTGCTCTTTTATCACTCCATGTGAGACGTCCCACAACCCCTAAGAGCAAGCTCTTAGGTTTGGGCTTCTCCGCGTTCGCTCGCCGCTACTGACGGAATCACTATTGTTTTCTACTCCTCAGGGTACTTAGATGTTTCAGTTCCCCTGGTCTGCCTCCACGTAAGCTATGTATTCACTTACGGGTAACTATCCATTACGATAGCTGGGTTTCCCCATTCGGAAATCTCCGGATCAAAGCTCACTTACAGCTCCCCGAAGCATATCGCTGTTCGTCGCGTCCTTCATCGGCTCCTGGCGCCTAGGCATCCACCGTGCGCTCTTATTAGCTTAACCAATGCTCCGAATTGTTGTCTTCTCTCCCGTTGCTCTCTCGTACATTCACACCCACATACATGAGGTCAACATACGCGTTCGCAAAAGTCCGTTCAGACAATCAATTCTCCGCATATAACAACACATTCAGCTATAAGATGATTTCTTAATTCGCGCTTTGTTTCGTTATCCAGTTTTCAAGGTGCAAAAACTTACAATTACAATTGAAAGGCAATTTGCATTGCTCTTTCAAAACTGAATTCGAGCTTCATACGGTAATCTGTTATAGCCCTCAAGGGGCTCCTTAGAAAGGAGGTGATCCAGCCGCACCTTCCGATACGGCTACCTTGTTACGACTTCACCCCAATCATCTACCCCACCTTCGGCGGCTGGCTCCCTTGCGGGTTACCCCACCGACTTCGGGTGTTGTAAACTCTCGTGGTGTGACGGGCGGTGTGTACAAGACCCGGGAACGTATTCACCGCGGCATGCTGATCCGCGATTACTAGCAATTCCGACTTCATGCAGGCGAGTTGCAGCCTGCAATCCGAACTGAGACCGGCTTTGATAGGATTGGCTCCACCTCGCGGCTTCGCGACCCGTTGTACCGGCCATTGTAGTACGTGTGTAGCCCAGGTCATAAGGGGCATGATGATTTGACGTCATCCCCGCCTTCCTCCGGTTTGTCACCGGCAGTCAACCTAGAGTGCCCAGCTTAACCTGCTGGCAACTAAGTTCAAGGGTTGCGCTCGTTGCGGGACTTAACCCAACATCTCACGACACGAGCTGACGACAACCATGCACCACCTGTCTCCTCTGTCCCGAAGGAAAGTCCTATCTCTAGGACGGTCAGAGGGATGTCAAGACCTGGTAAGGTTCTTCGCGTTGCTTCGAATTAAACCACATACTCCACTGCTTGTGCGGGTCCCCGTCAATTCCTTTGAGTTTCAGTCTTGCGACCGTACTCCCCAGGCGGAGTGCTTAATGTGTTAACTTCGGCACCGAGGGCATGATACCCCCAACACCTAGCACTCATCGTTTACGGCGTGGACTACCAGGGTATCTAATCCTGTTTGCTCCCCACGCTTTCGCGCCTCAGCGTCAGTTACAGTCCAGAAAGTCGCCTTCGCCACTGGTGTTCCTCCACATCTCTACGCATTTCACCGCTACACGTGGAATTCCACTTTCCTCTTCTGTACTCAAGCTCCCCAGTTTCCAGTGCATCACGGGGTTGAGCCCCGCACTTAGACACCAGACTTAAAGAGCCGCCTGCGCGCGCTTTACGCCCAATAATTCCGGACAACGCTTGCCCCCTACGTATTACCGCGGCTGCTGGCACGTAGTTAGCCGGGGCTTTCTTCTCAGGTACCGTCATCGAGCTAGCAGTTAACTAGCTCTTATTCTTCCCTGGCAACAGAGCTTTACGACCCGAAAGCCTTCCTCACTCACGCGGCGTTGCTCCATCAGGCTTTCGCCCATTGTGGAAGATTCCCTACTGCTGCCTCCCGTAGGAGTCTGGGCCGTGTCTCAGTCCCAGTGTGGCCGTTCACCCTCTCAGGTCGGCTACGCATCGTCGCCTTGGTGAGCCGTTACCTCACCAACTAGCTAATGCGCCGCAGGCCCATCCTTAAACCACAGATTGCTCCGTGTTTCCCAAGTCCGTCATGCGACAAACTTGCGTATCCGGTTTTAGCATCCGTTTCCGAATGTTATCCCGGTCTTAAGGGCAGGTTGCCTACGTGTTACTCACCCGTCCGCCGCTAACTTAACTAAGGAGCAAGCTCCTCAGTTAAATCCGCTCGACTTGCATGTATTAGGCACGCCGCCAGCGTTCGTCCTGAGCCAGGATCAAACTCTCCATGATAGAAGCCGAAGCTTCATATTGTGAGAGCCAAATGGCTCAATCTGTATTGCTGGTTTGCTTACTGCGACCGTAGTCGCTGTAAGACTTTTTTATTACCGTAATTCGCTCGAATTCAGTTTTCAAAGAACAATTTGTTTCTTTTGTTTTGTGTCGTCCGCGCTAACGGCGACTTTTATAATATATCACAGCTTCATACTCGATTGCAAGAGGTATTTATTAACATCTCTTATTTTCTTGTAATCACTGCTTCATTCGTGCACCCGTTTTAGTGGGGCGAGAGATAATTTATCACATTCAAGGGAGCCGGGTCAACCCTTTTTCACAACTTTTTTTAAAAGTTCTTTTTATCGTTGTTGTCTCAATCCCGTTGCATACCTTGATAACTCCCGTGGTGGTGCGATTCTGGCGTACATTCTGAAGATGATTTTGTAGCGCTTCGAGATCGCTTCCTTCACCGGACCATCAAGTCTACGATCACTTAGATCCAATAACATCTCATCCATTTCCTTGCGTAGCAAGTAATCTAATTCTCTACATTCTTTATCTGTATACATCATTCCGAGCATTTGTACGAATCCCCCTGTACATATAGCGCATGTGCCAGAACCCTAACGATTACGGTTGTCCAGCATCGTTTTAATGTTATGCACTTTTTCATGCATCTTTATGACAGAGGGATACATATTGAGTTAAATATTTGTTAACGACTGCGCTAACCAATACGTTATCGTACTTTCAATCAGCGCTGCAATAACTAACATCACAGTAATAACTACAATTCCAGGAATAGCTCCCTTTACTGTTCGTGAGAACGGTTGCCATGCAACAGACTTCCCAATAAGCGCCCCCCAGATACCACGGAATAGACTAATTCCTAAACGAATACCGAACGCACAAGCAAGGAAGATCGCTGCAAGCTCAATTATTCCATGAGGAAGCAACAGCTTTGCAACATACTCCCATCCACCAAAGCCACTCGTAGTGAAAATTTGACCTACAACAAATCCCATTACAATCCCATTCATAACGAGGACTACGATCGGCATAAATCCCCCAATCATTCCTAATATCATCGCCATGAACGCAGCCTGCATATTTTTACTGAGAATCATAAAGAACATCGCTTGCTCTCTACGATCTGCACCTTCTGTCGATTGAACTGCCTTCTGCAAAGCTTCAATTTGACTTTTCAGCCATTCAACAGGTGCATGATCTGAGTAACCTACATACACACCCGCAAAGAACAAAATCGCAGCAATGATGAAATAATGTTGGGTTTCTTTCCAGACCAACAACAAATTGTGCCGTGAAAACATCATACATCTCCCTTTACATGCGAATAACTAACCCGTCCAAGCATACATTGATAGTAAACAAGCCCACTTCACCAAAAGTCACACCACTGAACGAACACTATTTTATTAAAAAAAGGAGCCGATCAATACAGATGAAACCATTTTTCGTAATTAACGGACGGCGCGTAAAACGAATATTCCTTCTGACACTTACCCTTCTACTTTCGCTTGCTGTCATATGGATCGAGAAGGACAACATCAGTGTTTTCGCCATGCAATCACCTACAGCTATTTATAGTGTGCCTACAGAGCGCAAAGTTGTAGCCCTCACATTCGATATTAGTTGGGGAGAAAAGCGTGCAGAACCCATTCTTGAAATTTTGAAAAATAAAGGCGTGGAAAATGTGACCTTCTTCCTCTCTTCACCTTGGAGCAAGACACATCCCGAGCTTGTAAAGAAAATCGTTGATGAAGGCTATGAGATTGGCAGCCATGGTCATAAGCATGATAACTACAGCCAATATAGCGATGCCGAAATCCGCAAACAAATTATGACCGCTGACGGGATTTTGAAGGAAATGACGGGAAAAAGCCCCACCTTGATTCGAACACCGAATGGTGATTTCGACAAACGTGTTCTGAAAATCGCGGAAGAGCTTCAATATAAAGTCATACAGTGGGATACGGATTCATTAGATTGGAAAAATCCGGGTGTGAATACAATTATCAATCGCGTCGTTACGAAGGCGCACCCTGGCGATATTATTTTGCTCCACGCTAGTGATTCCTGCAAACAAACCCATGAAGCACTGCCCGTTATCATTGACCAACTGCGAGCAAAAGGTTATGAATTCGTAACCGTGTCGCAGCTCATCGACCAGACGGAGACGAAGAGCAAAACAATAGAAGATAAAATTGGGTGGAACGAGCTCGCCTTATTGGAATAATATTATGAGCTTGCCTTGGACGTTTTTGGATTAGATGCGATTGGCGCTTTTGCTTCATTACCCAAAATACGGTGGAGTTGCATAATCTGATAAGCATTACACACGAACAATGGAACCATCTGGAAGATCAAGGAAGAGATACTTCCCGTTCGGAATGCTGGTACGGACTCCACCGTCGTGACAACAATAAGGAAAAATAAAGTCGGAATCCACGCACCTGATGACGTTTCTGACGTCTTCCTCCAAGCGACGAGCGTAGAAACCACTAGCAATACTAGCGGTACTGCCCAGTAAACGTATGTCGGAAATTCCGACTCAAAGGTCCAATAACCAATTTCGGCTAATGCGAATACAGCAACAAACGCTTGCAGAGAGAGCCATATGTACGGACGCTTAATAATACTTCGCGCGATATAGTTCAACATCAAATAAGCGAAAAATCCCATATGAGAAAATGCACCGAAGGTCAGACCAATTAAAGCCATCATTGCGATATTAAACAACCAACCCGATGTACCCGTTACCTGAAACTCTTGGTCGGTGAGCATCATGACGATCCCTGTTACAGCCGAAGCCAATGCACCGATCATGATGGACATTAAAAATAACTTCATCCATTTGCGTAAATTCAAGTATGATTCCTCCTCTATTTCATCCAACAACTATTTTACCATGATCCAACGAAAAAGGCATGAACCGCCTCC is from Candidatus Cohnella colombiensis and encodes:
- a CDS encoding stage II sporulation protein M; translated protein: MMFSRHNLLLVWKETQHYFIIAAILFFAGVYVGYSDHAPVEWLKSQIEALQKAVQSTEGADRREQAMFFMILSKNMQAAFMAMILGMIGGFMPIVVLVMNGIVMGFVVGQIFTTSGFGGWEYVAKLLLPHGIIELAAIFLACAFGIRLGISLFRGIWGALIGKSVAWQPFSRTVKGAIPGIVVITVMLVIAALIESTITYWLAQSLTNI
- a CDS encoding KinB-signaling pathway activation protein, which produces MNLRKWMKLFLMSIMIGALASAVTGIVMMLTDQEFQVTGTSGWLFNIAMMALIGLTFGAFSHMGFFAYLMLNYIARSIIKRPYIWLSLQAFVAVFALAEIGYWTFESEFPTYVYWAVPLVLLVVSTLVAWRKTSETSSGAWIPTLFFLIVVTTVESVPAFRTGSISSLIFQMVPLFVCNAYQIMQLHRILGNEAKAPIASNPKTSKASS
- the pdaB gene encoding polysaccharide deacetylase family sporulation protein PdaB, with amino-acid sequence MKPFFVINGRRVKRIFLLTLTLLLSLAVIWIEKDNISVFAMQSPTAIYSVPTERKVVALTFDISWGEKRAEPILEILKNKGVENVTFFLSSPWSKTHPELVKKIVDEGYEIGSHGHKHDNYSQYSDAEIRKQIMTADGILKEMTGKSPTLIRTPNGDFDKRVLKIAEELQYKVIQWDTDSLDWKNPGVNTIINRVVTKAHPGDIILLHASDSCKQTHEALPVIIDQLRAKGYEFVTVSQLIDQTETKSKTIEDKIGWNELALLE